A part of Pectobacterium cacticida genomic DNA contains:
- the fliR gene encoding flagellar biosynthetic protein FliR: MLTFNSWDMMNWVSQFFWPFVRILALISTAPVFNERAIGNRVKIGLGVLITLLVAPYLPLNTTPIFSAAGIWLLIQQILIGVTLGLSMQLAFAAIRHAGELIGLQMGLAFATFFDPTGGPNMQVIARFLNLLAILLFLTFDGHLWMISLLADSFYTLPVSSNPLNSHAFLSLAQAGGLIFINGLMLALPIITLLLIINLALGMLNRMAPQLSIFVVGFPITLTVGIMTLGLLIPLIPPFAERLFGEVFDLLADILIQLSST; this comes from the coding sequence ATGCTGACATTTAATAGTTGGGATATGATGAATTGGGTCAGCCAATTTTTTTGGCCTTTTGTCAGGATCCTGGCGTTGATCAGCACCGCGCCGGTTTTCAATGAAAGAGCGATTGGTAACCGCGTCAAAATTGGTTTAGGTGTGTTAATTACCTTGCTCGTCGCCCCTTATCTACCGTTAAACACGACCCCCATTTTTTCTGCCGCGGGGATCTGGCTGTTAATACAACAAATTCTTATCGGCGTTACACTCGGGCTATCCATGCAATTAGCTTTTGCCGCGATTCGCCACGCCGGTGAGCTCATTGGCCTACAGATGGGGCTCGCCTTTGCGACCTTTTTCGATCCCACTGGCGGCCCCAATATGCAGGTCATCGCGCGGTTTCTGAACCTTCTCGCTATCTTATTATTCCTCACTTTTGATGGACATCTTTGGATGATTTCATTATTAGCAGATAGCTTTTACACCCTCCCCGTGAGTAGCAATCCACTTAACAGCCATGCTTTTTTATCCCTGGCACAAGCGGGGGGGTTAATTTTTATTAATGGCCTTATGTTAGCACTGCCGATTATCACCCTGTTACTCATTATAAATTTGGCACTTGGTATGCTTAACCGTATGGCGCCTCAACTTTCTATCTTCGTTGTCGGCTTTCCCATTACCCTTACCGTAGGGATTATGACGTTAGGCTTATTAATTCCATTGATCCCTCCCTTTGCCGAACGTTTATTCGGAGAGGTATTTGATTTACTGGCTGACATCCTTATCCAGCTATCGAGTACCTAA
- the flgL gene encoding flagellar hook-associated protein FlgL produces MRLSTSMIYQQNMQGILNGQATWQKTGEQLSTGKRVVNPSDDPIAAANVIMLGQSQSENSQYTLARTFAKQSMSLEESILGKSINTITSAMTEVISGGGIKSDDDRRSTATALRGMKAELLNLANSTDGNGNYIFAGYETDKAPFIEGVAGIEYVGGNEPISQRVDAARNMNVSHIGSTVFNGTTGDAKKEPDGRIQSDLFETLDIAISALETPLVDADEATKASVAAAMDTANRGLHNALNNISSVRAELGIQLNEIDTLDSIGKDRDVTNKTTLSQLQDTDWYEAISSYIMQQSSLQASYTAFQDMQSMSLFQMR; encoded by the coding sequence ATGCGTTTAAGCACCAGCATGATATATCAGCAAAACATGCAAGGCATTTTAAATGGTCAAGCCACGTGGCAGAAGACCGGTGAACAACTTTCGACCGGGAAGCGGGTTGTTAATCCCTCAGATGACCCGATTGCGGCGGCGAATGTCATTATGCTCGGTCAGTCTCAATCTGAAAATAGTCAATATACCTTAGCACGTACGTTCGCCAAACAAAGTATGTCTCTGGAAGAATCTATTCTTGGGAAAAGTATTAATACAATTACCAGTGCCATGACGGAAGTGATTAGCGGCGGTGGGATTAAGAGCGATGACGATCGACGATCGACGGCGACCGCGTTGCGCGGCATGAAGGCTGAATTATTGAATTTAGCCAACAGTACCGATGGTAATGGCAACTATATCTTTGCTGGCTATGAAACGGACAAAGCCCCTTTTATTGAGGGAGTAGCCGGTATTGAATATGTCGGCGGCAATGAGCCTATTTCACAGCGAGTTGACGCAGCACGAAATATGAACGTTAGCCATATCGGTTCCACGGTTTTTAATGGCACCACTGGCGATGCGAAAAAAGAACCTGATGGGAGAATACAATCCGATCTTTTTGAGACGCTGGATATTGCTATCAGTGCGCTCGAAACCCCGTTAGTGGATGCTGATGAGGCGACCAAGGCCAGCGTGGCGGCAGCGATGGATACCGCTAATCGTGGTTTACACAATGCGCTAAATAATATCTCTTCTGTTCGTGCAGAATTAGGTATACAGCTTAATGAAATTGATACGCTTGATTCTATTGGTAAGGATCGGGATGTCACGAATAAGACAACGCTGTCGCAATTACAAGATACCGATTGGTACGAGGCAATATCGTCTTATATTATGCAGCAGTCTTCTCTACAAGCCTCTTATACGGCTTTCCAAGATATGCAAAGTATGTCGTTATTTCAAATGAGATAG